The DNA window CCAGCAGGTAGACCTGTGTCCCGTCCACCGAGAGCGGGTGGTTGACCTCCAGCTCGTGCTCCCGCTGCGGCCCGTCCGGACTCGCCCGGTAGGCGAGGTCGGCCGAGTAGGAGTCCGGCTGGCCGCTGAGGTTGCCGTCCTGGATGAACTCCGCGTGGAACTCCTCCACCGTGAACGAGAAGGGGTCCAGGTCCCCGGCGTCCACCGCCGTTCCGGGGTAGAAGGCGTCGTAGGACGGCAGGGTGTTGGCGAAACCGTCGCCCTCGATCACCAGCATGTTGCCGCGGTATCCCAGGAACGAGCCGGCTCCCAGCGCCAGCAGGAGCGCGAGCAGCGCCAGGTGGAAGGCCACGTTGCCGGTCTCGCGGAGGTAGCCCCTCTCCGCGGAGACCGCGTCCGCGCTGCCTTCGATCCGGTAGCCGCGGAGCAGGGTGCGCGCCCGCCCGAGGACCGTCGCCGGCGGGGCTCCGGTGGTGAAGTGCGCCGCGTAGGGCATCCTGCTGAGGTAACGCGGCGCCTTCGGGGGGCGGGAGCGCATCGCGCGGTAGTGCGCCCACGCGCGGGGCAGGACGCAGCCGGTGAGGGAGACGAACAGCAGCAGGTAGATCGCGGCGTACCACGGTGAGGAGTACACGTCGAACATGTACAGCCGGTCGAGCCACGGCGCGATGTCGGGGTGGTCGAGGTAGTAGTTCTGGACCTGTTCGGTGCTGACCGAGCGCTGCGGGAGCACCGATCCGGGGATGGCGCCCACCGCGAGCAGGAAGAGCAGGATGAGGGCGGTCCGCATCGAGGTGAGGACGCGCCATGTCCACCGCGCCCATCCGAGCGGGGACAGGCGCGGGCTCGCGCTCCCTTTCGCGGACGTGCGGTCCGTGTTGGTGGCGTTGGCCGAAGTCACTTCTATATCACCGTCGTAAAGTCCGCGGTCCACCGCTGCATGATGGCTGTGAGGTCTGTCCAGACGCCGGTGACCAGCAGCAGCCCCACGAGCACGAGCATCGCCCCGCCCGCGGCCGTCACCGTGCGGTAGTGCCGCTTCACCCAGTCGAACGCGCCCAGGGCGCGGCGGTACAGCAGCGAAGCCGCGATGAACGGCAGTCCCAGCCCCAGGCAGTAGAACAGGGAGAGCACCGCTCCGCGGGCCGCGCTGCCCTCGGTGAACGCCAGCGTCTGCACCGCCGCCAGGGTGGGGCCGATGCAGGGGGTCCAGCCGAGGCCGAACAGCACCCCGAGCAGCGGGGCGCCGGCCAGTCCGGCTTTCGGGAGCCGGTGGATCCGGAACTCCCGGTTGAACCCGGGAACGACCCCCATGAACGCCAGCCCGAGCAGGATGGTCACCGCGCCCAGCACCCGGGTGACCGGCTCCGCGTAGTCCAGCAGCACACCGCCGATCCCTCCGACGAACACGCCGACGAGGACGAACACGAGGGTGAATCCCGCGATGAACAGCGCGCTTCCCGCGAGCATGGTCCAGCGGCGCGCTGCCAGTTCCGTGTCGAGGTCGGTCCCCGCCGTCGCCGTCCCGGCGGATCCTCCCGCCGCCGCGGGTTCCGGTTGGGCGGTGCGCCGGGACGCGGCGATGTCGGCACCGGTGAGCCCGGTCACGTAGGAGAGGTAGCCCGGAACGAGCGGAAGGACGCACGGGGACAGGAAGGACACGAGCCCAGCGGCGAACGCCAGCGGCACGGCGAGGAGGAGGGATCCCTGCAGGACCGTTTCCGCGATCATTGGGCTCCCGCGTCCGCGTTGTCGTCGTCGTTCTTGACCGAGGTGACGAGGTCGCTCAGCTTGTTGTACTTCACCGGCCCGATCACCCGGGCCGCGATCCGGCCCTGCCGGTCGAGCACGAGGGTGCTGGGGATGGCCTTGGGGGGGACGGTGTCCCGGAACGCCTGCGGGATCCTTCCGGGCTGGTCGTACAGGCTCGGGTAGTCGATGCCCTGGTTCTCCTCGAAGGACTCTGCGGCCGTCCGGTCGTCCTTGATGTTGACGCCGAGGAAGTCCACCCCGTCCCCCTTGTGGTCGGTGTAGACCTCGTTGAGGGCGTCGCTCTCGGCGCGGCACGGCCCGCACCAGCTCGCCCACATGTTCAGCACCAGCACGGTGCCCTCGTAGTCGTCGAGGCTCACCGTCTCGCCGTCGAGCGTCTCGCCCTCCACGTCCGGGGCGGGCTCGCGCTCGTCGGGTGCGAACGAGGTGGTGGAACCGTCCCCCTCGATGTAGCGGGTGTTGCCGTCGTCGTTGCCGGAGTCCGTCGCTGGGGAGTCCTCGGAACCGGAGCAGCCGGCCAGGACGAGTGTTCCGGCGAGGGCCGCCGCGGCGGCGGCCACCACCCGCCGTCGGAGGCGGGAAGGCGGTGTGCGGCCGTCCGTTCGTGCGCTGCGCGTGCGGTCACCGGCGCGTGCGGTGCCGCGGCGGTGGACAGCGGGCGTCGAATGGGGCATCAGCAAAACCCTCGGGCGGAGGCGACGGGGCACGAACTCAACAACGACAAAGTGTAGTAGAGGAGTTGGCGCGCCCCGCCTCCCCACCCTGGTCCGTCCACCCACCGCCGGAACCACGGGACACGCGGGGGCTCACGCGCTCAGCAGCGACGCTCCCAGCACCAGCACGCTGATCCCGAGGAGCACGAAACCCCAGTACTGCATCGGGACGAAGAAGAGGGTGTGGCCGTTGCGGAAGTTCACGGGCGCCCCGGTACGCAGGTGGTAGCCGGGGGTGGGGGCGTTCAGGCGCTGACCCAGGAAGTAGACCGCAACAGCGGCGAGGGCGAGCCCGCCCGCCGCACCGATCCCGCTCGCCGTGTCGCTTCCCAGCGCGGAGCCGAGGGAGACTCCGCCCAGGCCCGCCAACGGCAACGCGATAACGAGGACGAGAATCCCCGCGCCTTTCCAGATGACCATCGGTTTCGCTCGCATTCTGCCGGAGATGAGGGGGCGCCCAGGAGTTGTCTCCGGCAACGGTTCCCCGTGCCCGATGACGGCGGCACGGTACCGGCGCCGGAAAGCCCTGGGCACCGGCGAACGCAGAGATTGTAGTGCCCCTACCGGACACAGCGCACCACACCGGGATCACAGCCGCATGTCCTCCGAATCCGCACAGAGGAGGCGGTGTCCGCCCCATGCCTCCCCGGCCGCGCGTCTCCCCCGGCGGTGCCGCGGCGGACACGGCCCGAACCCCTGACACACACGCGCCGCCACCGGGAAACCGGACACGCGCGCGTTCCGTCCCATCCGGTCAGTGCGGGGCGCCCGCGCCGTACGGAACACGGAACGCGGCGCCCCGGAAGCGTTCCCCAACCACTGAGAAGAGGACCCGTGTTCGGCATCCTGCGCCCGTGTCGCCACTCCCTGCCCGACGGTCTCGCCCAAGCGTGGATGTCCCACCTGTGTGGACTGTGTCTGGCGCTACGGGACGACCACGGACAACTCGCCCGCACGGCGACCAACTACGACGGTCTGGTGATCTCCGCGCTGACCACGGCCCAGGCGGCACCGGCCGCGGGTACCCGGACCGCGGGACCGTGCCCGCTGCGGGGGATGCGCGGGGCCGAGGTGGCGAACGGGGCGGGTGCCCGGTTGGCAGCCTCGGTCTCGTTGCATCTCGCCTCGGCCAAACTCAGCGACCACGCGGACGACGGTGACGGCAGTGCCTCGCGGTGGCCGGTGCGCGGCGCCTCGCGGCACGTGGCCCGCCGGTGGTCGCGGCGCGCGCGCACCACCGACACCGCGCTCGGTGTGGACAGCACGCCCCTGGTGGCGGTCGCCGAGCGCCAGCGCACCGCGGAGCGGGAGGCCGAGGCCACGGGGGAGCTGCTGCGCGGCACCGCCCCCACCGAGGAGGCCACCGCCGAGGCGTTCGCCCACACCGCTGTGCTGGCCGAGTCCCCGGCCAACGAGGAGCCGTTGCGGGAGGCCGGGCGGTTGTTCGGCCGGATCGCGCACCTGTTGGACGCGGTCGCCGACCAGGAGGAGGACACCGCCGCCGCGGCGTGGAATCCGGTCACCGCCACCGGCACCCCGGTGTCCGAGGTGCGGCGGCTGTGCGACGAGGCCGCGTTCGGTGTCCGCCTGGCGCTGGACGAGGCGGCGTTCCACGACGACCGGCTGGTGCGGGCCCTGCTGGGGAGGGAACTGGAACGCTCCATCCACCGGACGTTCGCCCGCGCCGGCCACCAACCGCACTCCCACGGACATCACGGGCAGTACGACCAGTACGGGCAGTACGACCAGTACGGGCAGTACGACCAGTACGGGCAGTACCGCAGCCAGGCGCGGCACCCGCGACTCCGGACCCGACGGGGGCTCGTGGTGCTGCCGACCCGGGGGAGGTGACCGGTCCTGCTGCTGCGACCCCTGCATCCGCCGGTGCTGCGGCTGCGAGGATCCCGACGACCGCTCCCGGGACGACCGGAACTCGTCGTCCGGCTGCTGTGACTGCGACTGCTGCTGAACACGCCGCGGGGCGACGCTGGGGACGGCATCGGGGGACAGTCAAAGAGACCCGTCGGGGCCGTCCCCTGTCGGGGGAGTGATCATCCCCCGACGGATGGCGTGCGCCACGGCCGCCGTGCGGTCGCTGACACCCAGTTTCTCGTAGGACCGCAGCAGGTGGGTCTTGACGGTCGTGGCGCCGATGTGCAGGCGGTGGCCGATCTCTCCGTTGCCGCACCCCTGCGCGGCGAGCCGCAGCACCTCCCGCTCCCTGCTGGTGAGCTGGGCCTCGGGGTGGTCCCGGGAGGTGTCAGCGCCGCGCGTGTTGGCCAGGAGGCGGGTCGCCACCTCCGGGGCGAGTACCGTCTCCCCCTGCGCGGCCGCGCGGATGGCGTCGGTGAGCCGGGCTGGCGGGGTGTCCTTGAGGAGGTAGCCCGAGGCGCCCGCCTCGACCGCCGGCAGGATGTCGCTGTCCGTGTCGTAGGTGGTCAACACCACCACCGCGCACGCGGGACGGTCCCGCAGGATTCCGCGAGTGGCTCCGGCTCCGTCCCCACCGGGCATCCTCAGGTCCATCAGCACCACGTCGGGGGCGTGCTTGGCGGCCGCGGCCACGGCCTCGTCCGCCGTCGCGGCCTCGCCCACGACGGCGATGTCCTCCACGGCCGCGAGCATGCCCCGCAGCCCCTCGCGCACCACGGGATGGTCGTCCACCAGCATCACGCGGATCGTCACTGTTGTCGGCCTCCCGGTTCGTTCGTGACGGGAACGGTCATCCGCACCTCGGTCCCCGCTCCCGGGCGGCTGTGTACCTCACATGCGCCCCCGGCACGCTCGGCGCGGGCCGTGAGGCTCTCCAACCCGTGGCCGGGAGGGTGCGTCCCGCTGTCGAAACCGCGCCCGTCGTCGGTCACCTCCAACGCGACCCGGCCGGGCTCGTAGGCCAGCGTCACGGTGACCCTTCCGGCGGCGGCGTGCTTGCGCACGTTGGCGAGCGCCTCCTGCGCCGCCCGCAGCAGCCCCACCTGCACCGCCGACGGTGGTGGGAACCCCTCGCCCGTGGTGGTGAACCGCGCGTCGGCCCCCAGCTCCTCCCCCAGGCGGCGGGTGGCGCGGGACAGCGCCTCCTCCAGCGATGTCGCGTCCAACGCGGCGGGGCCGCGGGCGGCAACCAGCGCCCGCGCCTCGGCGAGGTTCTCGCTCGCGGTGTCGCGCATCATCGCCACGTGCCGCCGCGCCGCCTGGGGGTCGGCGCTGATCTCGGCCTCGACCGCGTTGGCGAGCGTGACGATACTGGTGAAGCCCTGGGCGAGGGTGTCGTGGATCTCGCGGGCCAGGTGCTCGCGTTCGGCCATCGCGCCCGCCTCCTCCGACAGCCGGGTGACCTCGGCCCGGCTGCGCCGCAGCTCGGTGATCAGCTCGGACCGTTCCGCGCTCTGGTCGATGATCCGCTCGATCCAGAAACTCATCCAGGCGGAGAACCCCAGGACCGGCACGTAGACCACCAGGATGAACGCGAGTTCGCCCGGGGTCGCGCGCCCCAGGGGAAGCTGCAGGATCTGCGGCACCAGCAGGACGGTCGCCACGGTGGCCAGGCCGAACCAGCGTCCGGCCAGCATGAAGCACACCGGCGCCACCACGAACATGCCCCAGCTGGCGGGGGGCGTTATGACGCACACCGGGGTGTACAGCACCGCCACCACGAGGACGAAGACCGCATCCCGCGGGGAACCGTACCTGCTGCCCGCGGACAGCAGCAGCCAACCCCCCAGCGGGAACCACACGACGAGGGCACCCATCAGCGCGAGCGCGACCCAGCGCCACCCGGGCGGAGCGGTGGCGTAGGCGGTCCCGGCCACCACGGCCAGCCCGGCCAGCACCAGCGCGTGCCACCACCACGACACCTCCCACGCGTGGGTGTCGGACGGTTCGCTCACCCGTCCCTGGCGGTTCTCCATCGGAATGTCAGCAGGCACAGCACCAACCCCGCCACACACCATACTCCCAACACCCCCGCGGCGAGCGGCAGTTCCCAGCTCCCCGCCGGCTCCAGCGCCGCGGCCGACTCGGGATAGAAGACCGACCGCATCCCCTGGGCCATCCACTTCAGCGGGAACAGCGAGGCGACCTCGACCACCCAGGTCGGCAGCGCCACGACCGGAACGAACACGCCGGAGAAGAACTGCAGCGCCAGGAACGGGACCACCACGACCGCCTGGGCGGCCCGGGCGCTGCGGACCAGGCCGCTGACGGTGAGTCCCAGCAGCGCGCAGCCGGACGTACCCAGCACCAGGACCCACGTGAAGGTGAACCAGGCGCCGGCGTCCGTGGGGAGGTCCACCCCGTAGAGCAGGGCCGCGCCCCCCAGGAGCACCACCACCTGACCGGCGGCCAGTGCCAGGACGAGAAGCGTCTTGCCGAGGAAGTACGCCGCGGGCGGCATCGGGGTGCCGCGCAGCCACCGCAGCGTCCCGTTGCCGCGCTCGACCGCCACGCCGATGCCCAGCGTCTGGAAGCTGACCGACATCAGCCCCATGGCGACCAGCCCGGGAAGGTAGTACGCGGCGGCGCTCATGTCCGCCTCGACCAGGCCCTCGAATATCGCGGCGAACAGGACCAGGATCAGGATGGGCAGGGAGAACGTGAACACGACGGTCTCCCACTCGCGGAAGAACTCGCGGATGTCCAACCACCCTCGGGACAGGCCCACGCGCAGCGCGGACGGCAGCCGGCGGTCGTGGTGGAGCGCCGTGTCACCCCCGGTCGGAGCGGTGGTGGTACTCATCCCCTGACCTCCTGTCCCGTGGTGCCTCCGGAGTTCGCGGCGCCGCCCTCCCGGCGGGGCGCGGTCTCGTCGTCCCCGCCGTCGACGAGCCCCAGGTAGGTCTCCTCCAGGCTCGGACGGTGCACGGCGAGTTCGGGCACCTCGCCCGGATACTCGGTGAGCAGCTCCCGCAGCAGCGCCGTGGGCTCGGCGGTGCGGACGCTGCGCCGCCGACCCTCGGACAGCCAGGACACGGTGGCACGCGCGTCGGCGCGCCCGCCCAGCGTGGCCGGGTCCCCTTCGGCCACGATCCGCCCCCGCGCGAGGACCACCACCCGGTCGGCCAGCGCCTCGGCCTCCTCGAGGTAGTGCGTGGTGAGCAGGATGGTGGTGCCGTCCAGGGCCAGGGACCGGACCAGGTCCCAGAAGGAGCGTCGGGCGGCGGGGTCGAACCCGGTCGTGGGCTCGTCCAGGAACAGCACCTCCGGCCGGCCGACGACGCCCAGCGCGACGTCCAGCCGGCGGCGCTGGCCACCGGAGAGTTCCCGCACCGCCGTACGGGCCTGGTCGGACAACCCGACCAGCTCCAGTACCTCCTCCGGGGCGCGGCGACGCGGGTAGTAACCGGCCACGTGCCGCACGATGTCGTACGCGCGCAGCGGGGAGCCCTCCGTCTCGTGCTGCCACACGATTCCGGTGCGGGCGCGCCACGCGCGTCCGGCGCGGGCCGGGTCGGCCCCCAGGACGCGGGCGGTTCCCCGGTCCCGGTCGCGGAAGCCGGCCAGGATCTCGACCGT is part of the Haloactinospora alba genome and encodes:
- the resB gene encoding cytochrome c biogenesis protein ResB, whose product is MDRGLYDGDIEVTSANATNTDRTSAKGSASPRLSPLGWARWTWRVLTSMRTALILLFLLAVGAIPGSVLPQRSVSTEQVQNYYLDHPDIAPWLDRLYMFDVYSSPWYAAIYLLLFVSLTGCVLPRAWAHYRAMRSRPPKAPRYLSRMPYAAHFTTGAPPATVLGRARTLLRGYRIEGSADAVSAERGYLRETGNVAFHLALLALLLALGAGSFLGYRGNMLVIEGDGFANTLPSYDAFYPGTAVDAGDLDPFSFTVEEFHAEFIQDGNLSGQPDSYSADLAYRASPDGPQREHELEVNHPLSVDGTQVYLLGHGYAPEFEVTNADGEVVFDQAVPFLDREEGNFTSDGVVKVPDAGGEQLGFTGVFLPSAAETEDGELVSDFPGARNPVVTLTGYKGDLGMDSGQPQSVYQLDTSDMEEAGSSPELSPGDSWELPDGSGTVTFKGHSDYISMQVNHDPARVPALVAAAAAVLGLLGTLFIRPCRVWVRATEREDGRTDVEVAGLSKSEGAGATADFHNLSLKLRNRLRQEYDGSTTDEGTKE
- a CDS encoding cytochrome c biogenesis CcdA family protein — translated: MIAETVLQGSLLLAVPLAFAAGLVSFLSPCVLPLVPGYLSYVTGLTGADIAASRRTAQPEPAAAGGSAGTATAGTDLDTELAARRWTMLAGSALFIAGFTLVFVLVGVFVGGIGGVLLDYAEPVTRVLGAVTILLGLAFMGVVPGFNREFRIHRLPKAGLAGAPLLGVLFGLGWTPCIGPTLAAVQTLAFTEGSAARGAVLSLFYCLGLGLPFIAASLLYRRALGAFDWVKRHYRTVTAAGGAMLVLVGLLLVTGVWTDLTAIMQRWTADFTTVI
- a CDS encoding TlpA family protein disulfide reductase, whose product is MPHSTPAVHRRGTARAGDRTRSARTDGRTPPSRLRRRVVAAAAAALAGTLVLAGCSGSEDSPATDSGNDDGNTRYIEGDGSTTSFAPDEREPAPDVEGETLDGETVSLDDYEGTVLVLNMWASWCGPCRAESDALNEVYTDHKGDGVDFLGVNIKDDRTAAESFEENQGIDYPSLYDQPGRIPQAFRDTVPPKAIPSTLVLDRQGRIAARVIGPVKYNKLSDLVTSVKNDDDNADAGAQ
- a CDS encoding DUF5685 family protein, with translation MFGILRPCRHSLPDGLAQAWMSHLCGLCLALRDDHGQLARTATNYDGLVISALTTAQAAPAAGTRTAGPCPLRGMRGAEVANGAGARLAASVSLHLASAKLSDHADDGDGSASRWPVRGASRHVARRWSRRARTTDTALGVDSTPLVAVAERQRTAEREAEATGELLRGTAPTEEATAEAFAHTAVLAESPANEEPLREAGRLFGRIAHLLDAVADQEEDTAAAAWNPVTATGTPVSEVRRLCDEAAFGVRLALDEAAFHDDRLVRALLGRELERSIHRTFARAGHQPHSHGHHGQYDQYGQYDQYGQYDQYGQYRSQARHPRLRTRRGLVVLPTRGR
- a CDS encoding response regulator, which translates into the protein MLVDDHPVVREGLRGMLAAVEDIAVVGEAATADEAVAAAAKHAPDVVLMDLRMPGGDGAGATRGILRDRPACAVVVLTTYDTDSDILPAVEAGASGYLLKDTPPARLTDAIRAAAQGETVLAPEVATRLLANTRGADTSRDHPEAQLTSREREVLRLAAQGCGNGEIGHRLHIGATTVKTHLLRSYEKLGVSDRTAAVAHAIRRGMITPPTGDGPDGSL
- a CDS encoding sensor histidine kinase, producing the protein MPADIPMENRQGRVSEPSDTHAWEVSWWWHALVLAGLAVVAGTAYATAPPGWRWVALALMGALVVWFPLGGWLLLSAGSRYGSPRDAVFVLVVAVLYTPVCVITPPASWGMFVVAPVCFMLAGRWFGLATVATVLLVPQILQLPLGRATPGELAFILVVYVPVLGFSAWMSFWIERIIDQSAERSELITELRRSRAEVTRLSEEAGAMAEREHLAREIHDTLAQGFTSIVTLANAVEAEISADPQAARRHVAMMRDTASENLAEARALVAARGPAALDATSLEEALSRATRRLGEELGADARFTTTGEGFPPPSAVQVGLLRAAQEALANVRKHAAAGRVTVTLAYEPGRVALEVTDDGRGFDSGTHPPGHGLESLTARAERAGGACEVHSRPGAGTEVRMTVPVTNEPGGRQQ
- a CDS encoding ABC transporter permease encodes the protein MSTTTAPTGGDTALHHDRRLPSALRVGLSRGWLDIREFFREWETVVFTFSLPILILVLFAAIFEGLVEADMSAAAYYLPGLVAMGLMSVSFQTLGIGVAVERGNGTLRWLRGTPMPPAAYFLGKTLLVLALAAGQVVVLLGGAALLYGVDLPTDAGAWFTFTWVLVLGTSGCALLGLTVSGLVRSARAAQAVVVVPFLALQFFSGVFVPVVALPTWVVEVASLFPLKWMAQGMRSVFYPESAAALEPAGSWELPLAAGVLGVWCVAGLVLCLLTFRWRTARDG
- a CDS encoding ABC transporter ATP-binding protein, translating into MTATNPPAPSVEARGLAKSYGGDAAVDGVDLSAAPGEILALLGPNGAGKSTTVEILAGFRDRDRGTARVLGADPARAGRAWRARTGIVWQHETEGSPLRAYDIVRHVAGYYPRRRAPEEVLELVGLSDQARTAVRELSGGQRRRLDVALGVVGRPEVLFLDEPTTGFDPAARRSFWDLVRSLALDGTTILLTTHYLEEAEALADRVVVLARGRIVAEGDPATLGGRADARATVSWLSEGRRRSVRTAEPTALLRELLTEYPGEVPELAVHRPSLEETYLGLVDGGDDETAPRREGGAANSGGTTGQEVRG